A segment of the Thermococcus sp. genome:
CTCCGAGCAGTCTGTTCGTCTCGTTGTCCACAACCCCCTTTAGCCATATCGACCGCGAACCGGGGTAGTAGTGCGGCCTCGTTCCTGCCTTTATGAAAGCCGTCCTGACGTCATAGCCCTCCCTCATGGCCTCTGTCTCCGTGAGACCGGTCTTTCCAATCTCGACGTCGAAGAACTTCGTGACGCTCGTTCCAAGGACACCGGGGAAGTGGATTTCCTTTCCTGCTATGTTGCTACCTGCAACGTAGCCCATCTTGTTTCCGGGTGGTGCTAGAGGTATCCAGACTCGTCTTCCGGTCAGGAGGTGCTTGGTTTCTGCAACGTCTCCCGCGGCATAAACGTTCTCAATGCTGGTCTCCATCCGCTCATTCGTCCATATCGCACCAGTCTCGCCTATCCTAACGCCTATCTCCCTTGCCAGCCCCACGTTCGGTCTTATGCCTGTTGCGACGATTACGAGGTCGGCCTTGTACTCACCGGCGTCGGTTATCACCTTCTCAACCCTTTCCTTACCCTCAATGCGGAGCGTTATCTCCTCGGTTCTCAGGTTGAGCCTCTTCCCCATCTCCTCCTCAAGAACGTCCGTTACTTCCCTGTCGAAGGCATTCTCCATGACCCTCTCGTTCCTCTCTATGAGGGTGACGTTCTTCCCCTGGGCCGCAAACGCTTCTGCCATCTCGACGCCTATGTAGCCGGCGCCTATGATGACGACGTTCTCCACGGGGCTCTTCTCAAGGTATCCTCTTATGGCAACCGCGTCCGGTGGAAGGTCTGCTGTGAAAACACCTGGAAGATCCATGCCCTCTATGGGTGGCACCCTTGGCGATGCTCCGTTCGCGAAGACCAGGTAGTCCCACTCGTAGGTCTTCTCTCCATCAGGCTCCCTGACGCGGACCTTCCCTTGCTCGACTTCGATAACCTCGGACTTCATGTGCAGGTCTATGCCGCGCTTCTTGATGAAGACCTCCGGAGGGTAGTGCATGAGCTTCTCCGTGGGCGAGATGCCCTCGACGACGTAGGGAACGCCACATGGGGCATGGCTTACCCATTCAGTAGCCTCGAAGACCTTGACGTCCCACTCTGGCTTGAGTCTTTTAATCCTAGATGCAGCGCTCATTCCTGCCGCGCCACCGCCTATGATAACCACCGTCTTCTTCATTCTCCATCACCGGAGAGCGTTCTAAGCCTCTGGTTAAAAAGGTTGATGGGCAGGAACGGTCATCGAAGTGGTTGGGAAAGGAGAAGAGAATTCATCCCTCCTTTGAGAGGAAGTACTTCCTCCCCCTGACCTCGACCATTTGATAAACCTCCCCCTCCCTGAGGGGCCTTTTTGGCTTCTCAAGCTCGTAGGTCTCGTAGGTCTTCATGTCCATCATCTGAACCTCTCCAAGGGTGATGCTCGTCACCATCGCCTCGCTCCTCTCGTGCTCAACCGTATCGAGTTCCTCCTGCTTAACCGTCTTCCAATTGAGATGCTTGCCCTCCCCCGTGCTCAGGTTCCTCAGCGAGAGGCCCCTTCCGTCCACCTTCTCGACCGCATAGACTTTGCCCTTCTTATCGGCCACTATATCGCCCCTCCGGAACTTCGGGATTCTGATGCTCACGCTCGTCCTGTAAGTTTCCCTGCTAGTCTGCCTGTCAATGCCCACCAGCTCGTAGGCCTCGCTTACCATCCCCCCAAACTTCTCCTTTATAGCCTGGGCGAGCTTTCTCGCGGAGGACGTTGACCCCATGTAAAAGTCCACCCCCTCCTCCTTTTCAATCGTGTCCTGGATGAAGCCCATCCGGTCCCTGCGCATTATCTCGTCAACCTTTTCCTCTACGAGCTTTCCAATGGCCTTCCTCTCCTCTTCCGTCAGGGGCCTTCCATCGGCGCGGACCTGGAGGACGGCCTCGAAGTAGCCCCCAAGGAACTTAGAACAGCGCGGGCAGACGGTCTGGCGGACGTAGACGGTGACGTGCTTCCGCTCGTCGTGAAGCTCGCGCTGAAGTTCGTGCGTTTTCGCCTTAACGCGGACCTCGTAGGTTACTATCGCGGGGAAGTACTCGATATGCCAGTCTATCGGCTGGAATGCAATAACGGCCCTCCCAACCGGAAGATCATCAATATTCTCCAGTTCTTCCATTGAAGCGACC
Coding sequences within it:
- the cdr gene encoding CoA-disulfide reductase; protein product: MKKTVVIIGGGAAGMSAASRIKRLKPEWDVKVFEATEWVSHAPCGVPYVVEGISPTEKLMHYPPEVFIKKRGIDLHMKSEVIEVEQGKVRVREPDGEKTYEWDYLVFANGASPRVPPIEGMDLPGVFTADLPPDAVAIRGYLEKSPVENVVIIGAGYIGVEMAEAFAAQGKNVTLIERNERVMENAFDREVTDVLEEEMGKRLNLRTEEITLRIEGKERVEKVITDAGEYKADLVIVATGIRPNVGLAREIGVRIGETGAIWTNERMETSIENVYAAGDVAETKHLLTGRRVWIPLAPPGNKMGYVAGSNIAGKEIHFPGVLGTSVTKFFDVEIGKTGLTETEAMREGYDVRTAFIKAGTRPHYYPGSRSIWLKGVVDNETNRLLGVQAVGAEILSRIDTAAAMLTAGFTTKDAFFTDLAYAPPFALVWDPLIVLMRVLKF
- a CDS encoding 60S ribosomal export protein NMD3, with amino-acid sequence MGERFCYRCGISEDEGGPLIEGLCQVCYRKENPVLLIGDEINTELCQNCGSYKKRGVWVDPKSYELEELIFEVADNALLETLEDSLSGKIREYEVASMEELENIDDLPVGRAVIAFQPIDWHIEYFPAIVTYEVRVKAKTHELQRELHDERKHVTVYVRQTVCPRCSKFLGGYFEAVLQVRADGRPLTEEERKAIGKLVEEKVDEIMRRDRMGFIQDTIEKEEGVDFYMGSTSSARKLAQAIKEKFGGMVSEAYELVGIDRQTSRETYRTSVSIRIPKFRRGDIVADKKGKVYAVEKVDGRGLSLRNLSTGEGKHLNWKTVKQEELDTVEHERSEAMVTSITLGEVQMMDMKTYETYELEKPKRPLREGEVYQMVEVRGRKYFLSKEG